One Ammoniphilus sp. CFH 90114 genomic region harbors:
- a CDS encoding Cof-type HAD-IIB family hydrolase, which produces MKLIALDMDGTLLNHHQTVSPANVEAVRLAQSRGVEVVIATGRSYREALPLIKEAGLHCPMLCVNGADIRTAEGKRVAHFPIALDLYQQVASILKNTQLYYEVYTDEGTLTEDREKAMDIVLDYYKGTSLENNVDHLHSLAQQRFTTGSVHLVESFSHYLTQHEAPVFKVMGYSIDPSRLAKARHLLSAVSGLAVSASAPINLEVNSELAQKGNAVQTYAESLGITLKDVMAIGDSFNDLSMLRIVGMPVAMGNAAEEVKAVCQFTTKTNEEDGVAFAIKRILG; this is translated from the coding sequence ATGAAACTGATCGCCCTTGACATGGATGGCACACTCTTAAACCATCATCAAACCGTTAGTCCAGCTAATGTAGAGGCGGTTCGCCTCGCTCAATCAAGAGGGGTTGAAGTCGTTATCGCCACTGGTCGTTCCTACCGCGAAGCCCTACCGTTAATCAAAGAAGCAGGACTCCATTGCCCCATGCTTTGTGTAAACGGAGCTGATATCCGGACAGCAGAAGGGAAACGAGTAGCTCATTTCCCTATAGCCCTGGACCTATATCAACAAGTAGCATCGATACTAAAAAATACCCAATTGTATTACGAAGTCTATACGGATGAGGGAACGTTAACGGAAGACCGGGAGAAAGCGATGGATATCGTCCTTGATTACTACAAAGGCACCTCACTTGAGAATAACGTCGATCATCTTCACTCCCTTGCTCAACAACGCTTTACGACCGGATCCGTTCATCTAGTAGAAAGCTTTTCGCATTATCTTACCCAGCACGAAGCACCTGTCTTTAAAGTCATGGGCTATTCAATCGATCCTTCAAGACTGGCCAAAGCCCGCCACCTGTTATCCGCCGTGTCAGGTCTCGCCGTGAGTGCCTCTGCACCCATCAACCTCGAAGTGAATAGTGAACTCGCACAAAAAGGCAACGCTGTCCAAACCTACGCGGAGTCTCTTGGCATCACGCTGAAAGACGTCATGGCGATAGGAGACAGCTTCAACGATCTGTCCATGCTTCGCATCGTAGGTATGCCTGTTGCTATGGGCAATGCAGCCGAAGAAGTCAAAGCCGTTTGCCAATTCACCACCAAGACGAACGAAGAAGATGGTGTGGCTTTTGCGATTAAGAGGATTCTTGGATAA
- a CDS encoding GntR family transcriptional regulator, whose translation MRLAINKNLPIPIYYQIEEGIKALIEQRELKPGDLIPSERELCEAYGISRMTVRQAVNNLVNDGYLVRQQGRGTFVSKGKMEQRLKGVTSFSEDMRARGMEPGTKLLSFERIQGSKSICEKFSVPEGTMIFEVKRVRLADGIPMAYEISYLPATLLPGFTLEVAEGSIYQFVENVLMLEIGNAHQVLEASLARGVECEILGLESGAPVLLIQRQTYLADGVPLEVVRSVYPGDRYKFVIDMQRTVS comes from the coding sequence ATGCGGCTTGCGATAAACAAGAATCTACCGATTCCGATTTATTATCAAATTGAAGAAGGGATTAAAGCACTGATTGAGCAACGGGAGTTAAAGCCTGGTGATTTGATTCCTTCGGAGCGTGAGTTATGTGAAGCTTATGGGATTAGTCGGATGACCGTGCGGCAGGCAGTAAATAACTTGGTTAACGATGGTTATTTAGTTCGCCAGCAAGGACGAGGAACTTTTGTTTCGAAGGGGAAAATGGAGCAAAGGTTGAAGGGGGTCACGAGTTTTTCAGAGGATATGAGAGCTAGAGGCATGGAGCCAGGAACCAAGCTCCTTTCCTTTGAACGGATTCAAGGCAGTAAGTCGATCTGTGAGAAGTTTTCGGTACCAGAAGGGACGATGATCTTTGAGGTTAAGCGCGTTCGTTTAGCAGATGGAATCCCTATGGCTTACGAGATCTCGTATTTGCCGGCGACTTTACTGCCAGGGTTTACTTTGGAGGTGGCTGAAGGGTCCATCTATCAGTTCGTAGAGAATGTGCTGATGCTCGAGATCGGGAACGCCCATCAAGTGTTAGAGGCCTCGCTGGCCCGAGGGGTAGAATGTGAAATCTTAGGGCTTGAATCGGGGGCACCGGTCCTCCTGATTCAACGCCAAACGTATCTTGCTGACGGCGTTCCGCTTGAAGTGGTGAGATCCGTTTATCCGGGTGATCGATATAAGTTTGTGATCGACATGCAGAGGACGGTGTCTTAA
- the nagB gene encoding glucosamine-6-phosphate deaminase encodes MKWIHAKDSHEMSRLAAEFMIQEVKKQPSMVLGLATGGTPVGTYQELIRDARENGTSYKAITTFNLDEYVGLAGTHPNSYRYFMQQQLFEHIDLPIEQTYLPNGEAKDLMAECQRYEELIARHGGIDLQLLGIGTNGHIGFNEPGTSFQSTTHVVTLTKDTREANARFFTSLEEVPTHAITMGIATIMKSKRILLLASGEEKADILYQLALGEVDEKVPASILKQHPDVTIIADTVALRRVKEQELCGLR; translated from the coding sequence ATGAAATGGATTCACGCGAAGGATAGCCATGAGATGAGTCGTTTAGCAGCAGAGTTTATGATTCAAGAAGTAAAAAAACAACCCTCGATGGTTCTTGGTCTCGCTACAGGAGGGACTCCTGTTGGGACCTATCAAGAGTTGATTCGAGATGCCCGGGAGAACGGAACTTCCTATAAAGCCATCACGACCTTTAACCTAGATGAATACGTCGGCTTGGCTGGGACGCATCCGAATAGTTATCGGTACTTTATGCAGCAGCAGTTATTTGAACACATTGACCTTCCGATTGAACAGACTTATCTCCCGAATGGAGAGGCCAAGGATCTCATGGCCGAGTGCCAACGGTATGAGGAGTTAATTGCTCGTCATGGTGGAATCGACTTGCAACTCCTCGGCATCGGTACGAATGGTCATATCGGGTTTAATGAGCCGGGAACTTCTTTTCAGTCTACTACTCATGTAGTCACTCTAACGAAGGATACGAGAGAGGCGAATGCAAGATTTTTCACGAGTCTAGAAGAAGTACCGACTCACGCGATTACGATGGGGATTGCTACGATTATGAAGAGTAAGCGAATTCTCTTGTTAGCCTCAGGGGAGGAGAAGGCGGACATCCTTTATCAACTGGCTTTAGGAGAGGTGGATGAAAAAGTACCCGCCAGTATTTTAAAGCAGCACCCGGATGTAACCATCATTGCGGATACGGTGGCTCTACGAAGAGTAAAGGAGCAGGAACTATGCGGCTTGCGATAA
- the nagA gene encoding N-acetylglucosamine-6-phosphate deacetylase has protein sequence MKKRNWVLTGARIFGEQGQIEKGYIKLEDGLIAEMAGSSSLSDEALTEAVHLPENWSIIPGMIDLHIHGAAGADTMDANTEALVTMASALPAEGTTAFLATTMTQEEAIIELALRNVSLYMKEENDPGLAEVLGVHLEGPFISAKRAGAQPLDAIRLPDVELFKKWQALTDGQIRLVTLAPEQEGGLELTAYLRETGVVASVGHSDATYEEVVKAIEAGVTQATHLFNGMRGLHHREPGVVGAVLLHDEIMAEMIADGIHVRPEMIDMVYRQKGAKGLLLITDAMRAKCLGEGHYQLGGQDVEVSNGMATLRDGTLAGSVLKMRDAAVNMMEFTSCRLEEVIRMASENPARQLGVFNRKGSLLPGKDADVVVLDHEMKVRMTFCRGQLAFLQEEVEKDEMDSREG, from the coding sequence ATGAAAAAGAGAAATTGGGTCCTTACGGGTGCGCGTATTTTTGGAGAACAGGGTCAGATAGAGAAGGGATATATAAAGTTGGAAGATGGCCTGATTGCGGAGATGGCGGGAAGTTCTTCTTTGTCTGATGAGGCTCTTACCGAGGCGGTACATTTGCCAGAGAACTGGTCGATTATCCCAGGAATGATTGACTTACACATTCATGGTGCTGCAGGCGCGGATACGATGGATGCGAATACAGAAGCTCTCGTGACGATGGCTTCCGCTTTGCCTGCGGAGGGGACAACGGCTTTTTTAGCAACGACGATGACGCAAGAGGAAGCGATCATTGAACTGGCGCTTCGCAATGTGTCTTTATATATGAAGGAAGAGAACGATCCGGGGTTAGCGGAGGTGTTAGGGGTGCATTTAGAGGGGCCCTTCATATCGGCTAAAAGGGCAGGTGCCCAGCCGCTGGATGCTATCCGGCTTCCAGATGTGGAGCTTTTTAAGAAATGGCAAGCGTTGACGGATGGGCAGATTCGACTGGTTACACTGGCTCCCGAGCAAGAAGGTGGACTTGAGCTGACGGCTTATTTGAGAGAAACGGGAGTGGTGGCTTCTGTTGGTCATTCGGATGCGACGTATGAAGAAGTGGTAAAGGCTATCGAAGCTGGGGTGACTCAAGCTACCCATTTATTTAATGGCATGAGGGGATTGCATCATCGGGAACCGGGGGTGGTTGGGGCTGTTTTACTTCATGACGAGATTATGGCGGAGATGATTGCAGATGGGATTCATGTCCGTCCCGAGATGATCGATATGGTATATCGTCAGAAGGGGGCGAAGGGGCTGCTCCTCATTACGGATGCCATGAGAGCGAAGTGCCTAGGAGAGGGACACTATCAACTAGGAGGCCAGGATGTTGAGGTATCTAATGGCATGGCCACCCTCCGAGATGGGACGTTAGCCGGCAGTGTATTGAAGATGAGGGATGCTGCGGTGAATATGATGGAATTTACGAGCTGCCGATTGGAAGAGGTGATCCGTATGGCATCGGAGAATCCGGCTCGACAGCTTGGTGTGTTCAATCGAAAAGGAAGCTTGCTGCCGGGCAAGGATGCAGACGTAGTTGTGCTAGACCATGAGATGAAGGTCAGAATGACCTTTTGCCGGGGGCAGTTGGCTTTTTTGCAGGAGGAGGTGGAAAAGGATGAAATGGATTCACGCGAAGGATAG